The Candidatus Rubidus massiliensis DNA segment ACAGAGAAATTTTTTCATTTAGGAGATTCCATTTCAAACATTTTCATATTATTGTGTGGAGCATTAGGTGGTTTTTTCTATTCATACAATAAATTTTTACCATATTCATTTTTTGTAATTTTTTATGTTTTCTCTATATTATTTACACTCTTTTTACTGAAGGATCTTAATAAGGAAATAGAAAATGAACAAAATATTTTTAAACCTATTAATCTTGATCTAGTAAAACAAATATTTCCTTTTGCTATTATCCTATTTTTCATTCAATTTTTTATGCAGCCGTTATTTCACTATTGGCAACCATTGTTTCAGGAAATGTTTAATATCGAGTCTAAAGATTTATCGGTTGTTTTCGTTACATACTCCATTAGTATGAGTATTATGTCTTTAGGATATTCAAAGGTTACTCATCAATCGAGTTTACGATCTTTACTTTTCGTGTTGATAGCTGCAGTTTTAGCTGGATTCATGTTCAATAGAATAGCTGAGGGAAATAACATTTACTTGTCATCATTCTTTATATCCATGACATTTGGAATTTTCAATATCATTCAAGTCGCAACAGGAATTTTAGTACAAAATCAATTGAATCAAGAATATAGAATGATAGTTGTTAAATACGTTTCATTTTTTGCGCGGATTGGAATGATAATTTCTTTAGTTATGGTTCATTATTTGTTTTCTTTTAACTTTAGCACGTTAGAAATTTATAAAACCTACTCAGTACTATCAATAGTTGTATTCTTATCAGGAATGCTTTATCTAATTATTTCTAAAAAAGTTGGAAGAAAATATGCATTGGAATCCACCAGTTGAATTTGTAAGTCGATACTCTTCTCATTGGGTTAAAAACATGGAAAATATAGTTCTTAGATCATTTTCGATA contains these protein-coding regions:
- a CDS encoding Major Facilitator Superfamily protein — encoded protein: MRNNADKNSIKIPYECKKIILLNALFQGGRLFVGAICALYFLSFGLQIEDYAWIKTVQAFVFVGLDIPLGYFLNRMGEYKSLVCALVLGAIGAVGYLIARSFLEFIIAELFLALSISIWPVALSAYSMQLLEKYKKEGLTEKFFHLGDSISNIFILLCGALGGFFYSYNKFLPYSFFVIFYVFSILFTLFLLKDLNKEIENEQNIFKPINLDLVKQIFPFAIILFFIQFFMQPLFHYWQPLFQEMFNIESKDLSVVFVTYSISMSIMSLGYSKVTHQSSLRSLLFVLIAAVLAGFMFNRIAEGNNIYLSSFFISMTFGIFNIIQVATGILVQNQLNQEYRMIVVKYVSFFARIGMIISLVMVHYLFSFNFSTLEIYKTYSVLSIVVFLSGMLYLIISKKVGRKYALESTS